The DNA sequence tgtattaatttaaaaaagaggacaaaAATTAGCTCATTAacctgtaacatgattaaaaattaCATGATTAAAAagtggggtggcacggtggtgcagcaggttagtgtcgcagtcacacagctccaggggcctggaggttgtgggttcgattcctgctccgggtgactgtctgtgaggagtttgtgtgtcgtgtccgtgtgggtttcctttctTCACCATCCAAATATTTGGCTAATCCCTCTCTCATAAAGAAGTCGAGAGAGATTTTGCTTCCTCCATCCTCTGGCCTTTCTTGACCCCTTTGGCCATGCTCCTGCGGAAACCCTGACCTGCCATGAAGTAGAGGATTGGGTCAATGCAGCTGTTGGTACTGGCCAGTGGCCTTGTGATCTTGTAGGCGATGCTGGAGGCCTCCAGCAGGGAGCAGCGGACTTCCAGATGACGGCAGCAATAGTAGAGGCTGCGGGTCAGGTGAAAGGGCAAGAAACACAGCACAAATGTGAGCAGCACTATGACAATCATCTTGACAGACTTTTTCTTGGACCGCTGGGACTTGGCTCCACCCACAGTGCCGGGCTTCAGCAGTTTGCGGACCATCAAGCCGTTACAAACCAGGACCAGCAGAAACGGCAGCAAAAAGAACAGCAGGGTCACGACAGAGCTGTACACCAGGAAGTAGACGAACAGCTCGTCAGACGTGGTGTCATGGCACACCAGCTCGTTCCCGGCATTCCTCGTCCTGGAGAAGTACAGCACCGGGGCCtggaaataaacacaacagCGCTCAGTCCAGAGGCTCAGATATATTTGGCTATATACACTGTCCATACTTTCAGAGGTATCAGTCATTTCCTGCAATGTGTACATTCAATGCAGTCATTACTTTAGGCTCCACAGAGAGGGTCACTCACATGGGAGCAGCCATGTTTCAAACAGGTTTAGGTGAAAGAGAATTAGACAAAATGGCATCTTCTTTACCTCATTGGTAATTACAATTTGTGGAATATTGTTACGTTAAGATGGTTGTGCTACAGCCCATTTGACATGCAAATGAATCAGATGGTTATGAGCTTCCTATAGAGAACTCCGATGATGGAAATGACTAACTACTAACCTGCATCCCTTACTTATTTTCCTAGTCGTCCAATAATTGTATAGCAACTATTGCCAAGTGTTAATAGCATACCAATTTTTATATTTAGCTCTTTAGATTATGACTTTTACGGAGAAAACCACTCACACAAGCAGAGATTTAGTTatatattccatccatccattatctgtaagcccttatccagttcagggtcgcggtgggtccagagcctacctggaatcattgggcgcaaggcgggaatacaccctggagggggcgccagtccttcacagggcaacacacacacattcacacctatggacacttttttgagtcgccaatccacctaccaacgtgtgtttttggactgtgggaggaaaccggagcagccggaggaaacccacacaggcacaaggagaacacaccacactcctcacagacagtcacccggaggaaacccacacagacacaaggagaacacaccacactcctcacagacagtcacccggaggaaacccacacagacacagggagaacacaccacactcctcacagacagtcacccggaggaaacccacacggacacagagagaacacaccacactcctcacagacagtcacccggaggaaacagacacagagagaacacaccaactcctcacagacagtcacccggaggaaacccacgcagacacagagagaacacaccacactcctcacagacagtcacccggaggaaacccacacggacacagagagaacacaccacactcctcacagacagtcacccggaggaaacagacacagagagaacacaccaactcctcacagacagtcacccggaggaaacccacgcagacacagggagaacacaccaactcctcacagacagtcacccaaagcgggaatcgaacccacaacctccaggtccctggagctgtgtgactgagacactacctgctgcgccaccgtgccgccttagtttgatatttatttgttaaaatggTTGACTGAGCATTCACGTTTCTGTATAGAGCATGAACTGGAAACAATGCTTTAAACCAGACAAAGAATCACTAATGAAGTGAAATGGtggtcttttgttttgttttacctGGATGATGAGTACAATGACCCAAACGGCGATGGAGGTGATCCGAGCACGGTGGACAGTGACCCAGCACATGGACCGGACTGGGTGGCACACGCCCAGGAAGCGATGAAAGCTGATGCAGCAGAGAAAGAGGATGCTGCCGTAGAGGTTGGTGTAGAAGAGGAAGCGAATGACTTTACAGAAGGCTTCACTGAAGGGCCACACGTCCCGGTCAGCGTAGTAGTAGACCAGGAAGGGCAGGGTCAGAATATAcagtgtgtcacacacagtcagGTTGATCATGTAGATGGTGTTGGGGCTCCAGTCTTTGATACGGAACAGAATGGCATACATCGCAGTGATGTTCAACACCAAACCCACCACAAACACAAGCCCATAGCCAACGGGCAGCAGCACATACTTAAAGTCCTCATTTAACTTGCAGCGGTACTGGGCGCTACTGTTAGAGAAGCCGGACACGTTCAGGGAGTACATCCTCGTTTGTGGACATCTGGGGGAGAGGATGTGAGATCTGTGAGACAACTCTAAAGGAAATTACATTGCTGAgtttacactgtaaacaatatGAAGTGTTGGCTTTTTGAATATTTATCCCAGTTTTCTCTCTTATCGTTATTCATCTCTGTTTCCACCCTGATAGCTAATACTCCCCCAGTCACGCACAATGCCATCAACATAGCGTGAAGGCAAGCCCATGCTTCTTCCAAGACATGTGAAACCTTCTTTAGAACGGCTGAACACAACAACAAGACCTCCAAAAACTAGTATGTATACAATGAAAAGGAGCAACAcagttatttataatattaatatattaggTTTTGTtggaataaatatttattttcccatCCACTGTAAGCACTGTTTTGctaaattcatgcaaatcaaaGAAGAACttttcatcattcattatctgtaacccttatccagttcagggtcgcggtgggtccagagcctacctggaatcattgggtgcaaggcaggaatacaccctggagggggcgccagtccttcacagggcaacacacacactcatgcattcactcacacacttacacctacggacacttctgagtcgccaatccacctaccaacctgtgtttttggactgtgggaggaaactggagcaccaggaggaaacccacatagacacagggagaacacaccacactcctcacagacagtcacccggagggaacccacgcagacacagggagaacacaccacactcctcacagacagtcacccggaggaaacccacatagacacagggagaacacaccacactcctcacagacagtcacccggagggaacccacgcagacacagggagaacacaccacactcctcacagacagtcacccggaggaaacccacatagacacagggagaacacaccacactcctcacagacagtcacccggagggaacccacgcagacacagagagaacacaccacactcctcacagacagtcacccggagcaggaatctaacccacaatctacaggtctctggagctgtgtgactgcgacactacctgctgcgccaccgtgccaccctaaaaGAAGaactttcctgtttttatttatatatatatatatataaaaggacCCCTGGCACTAGCTCGACATGCGTAAAGACACCATCACAGCctgtgctgaagaacctactattGTTTGGattttgtttcagtttcatgGTTCTGTTCCAAACTATGTGCGGGAACAGAATCCGAACCGGTTCCATGTTGAAGGAATGAGGCAAATACATTTTTTCGGGGGCTCCTGGTCTCAGATGACTAAAGCCTCACCGTGAGGTAAAACCAGTCATTTCCAGAGGATAGAGCCAATGCTTAGACCACTGCAGCACTCAGAAGCCTCTCAAAAATTTGAGGTAATTGTTTTAATAATACACTGACAGACTTAATAGTTCATTCACTCTTTGAGCTTATGATGTATCACATTTATTTAACCGTAAATCTTTCACagttgtttcacagtttgtcaGTCAGCCAGTACGTGTTGGGTGTTTCTCAATACATGGGACTGGATGTGGAGATGAAAGAGCAGTTTAAACACTAAACTTTGAAATGTAGCCCTCCATTCACAGGAGTGCCAGTCCAGAACAATGATATAACAAAGGAATTCATATTCTGAATAAACGTGTACTTAAGGAGATCAAATAGGCTTCTACAAACCATGTGATTAAGTGTCACTG is a window from the Hoplias malabaricus isolate fHopMal1 chromosome 11, fHopMal1.hap1, whole genome shotgun sequence genome containing:
- the LOC136710103 gene encoding P2Y purinoceptor 2-like, which gives rise to MYSLNVSGFSNSSAQYRCKLNEDFKYVLLPVGYGLVFVVGLVLNITAMYAILFRIKDWSPNTIYMINLTVCDTLYILTLPFLVYYYADRDVWPFSEAFCKVIRFLFYTNLYGSILFLCCISFHRFLGVCHPVRSMCWVTVHRARITSIAVWVIVLIIQAPVLYFSRTRNAGNELVCHDTTSDELFVYFLVYSSVVTLLFFLLPFLLVLVCNGLMVRKLLKPGTVGGAKSQRSKKKSVKMIVIVLLTFVLCFLPFHLTRSLYYCCRHLEVRCSLLEASSIAYKITRPLASTNSCIDPILYFMAGQGFRRSMAKGVKKGQRMEEAKSLSTSL